A single window of Nicotiana sylvestris chromosome 3, ASM39365v2, whole genome shotgun sequence DNA harbors:
- the LOC104216931 gene encoding uncharacterized protein isoform X1 has product MFNDDEPLAFKKMHEFSATDGFVEITESLADMIKFIANEPSMGLFYIQHHTQSAAPNLINLKNNIEEKSREVTLHAEDSEDSITMIRSMKDCGAPIANEMIKDLRHSLAVVSKSRQLRKGLIRQSRSTFQLGRTSSWSPATWGRSTVPELDAESGYLSNVFRSTKEKANSFKWSQLESKESDVITYTDDALSAAAAGSLFSVSEANDEELPLSSPTNNELQMMHYQLLSSSEKHEEVMADKEAQLEEWLGGIGNRNAGHGENKLG; this is encoded by the exons ATGTTCAA TGATGATGAACCTTTGGCCTTCAAGAAAATGCACGAATTTTCTGCGACGGATGGCTTTGTAGAGATAACTGAATCCTTGGCGGACATGATAAAGTTCATCGCTAATGAGCCATCCATGGGTCTTTTCTACATTCAACATCATACTCAGAGTGCAGCTCCCAACCTTATCAATCTCAAGAACAATATTGAGGAAAAATCTCGTGAAGTGACTTTGCACGCGGAAGATTCAGAGGATTCTATCACCATGATCAGGTCGATGAAAGATTGTGGTGCACCAATTGCTAATGAGATGATTAAAGATCTGAGACATTCTCTAGCTGTTGTGTCGAAGAGTAGGCAATTGAGAAAAGGGTTAATAAGGCAGTCCAGGTCAACTTTTCAGTTAGGGCGAACTAGTTCTTGGAGTCCTGCCACTTGGGGTCGAAGTACAGTTCCAGAATTGGATGCTGAGAGTGGTTATCTCTCAAATGTTTTCAG GTCAACGAAAGAAAAAGCTAATAGCTTCAAGTGGTCTCAATTAGAGTCCAAAGAATCTGATGTAATAACCTATACTGATGATGCACTATCAGCTGCAGCGGCCGGATCTTTGTTCTCAGTTTCAGAGGCAAATGATGAAGAGTTGCCATTATCAAGTCCAACTAATAATGAGCTACAAATGATGCACTATCAACTGCTCTCTTCATCAGAAAAGCATGAAGAAGTTATGGCTGATAAAGAAGCACAATTGGAGGAGTGGTTGGGAGGGATTGGCAATCGTAATGCTGGTCATGGAGAAAATAAGCTTGGTTAA
- the LOC104216931 gene encoding uncharacterized protein isoform X2 has translation MHEFSATDGFVEITESLADMIKFIANEPSMGLFYIQHHTQSAAPNLINLKNNIEEKSREVTLHAEDSEDSITMIRSMKDCGAPIANEMIKDLRHSLAVVSKSRQLRKGLIRQSRSTFQLGRTSSWSPATWGRSTVPELDAESGYLSNVFRSTKEKANSFKWSQLESKESDVITYTDDALSAAAAGSLFSVSEANDEELPLSSPTNNELQMMHYQLLSSSEKHEEVMADKEAQLEEWLGGIGNRNAGHGENKLG, from the exons ATGCACGAATTTTCTGCGACGGATGGCTTTGTAGAGATAACTGAATCCTTGGCGGACATGATAAAGTTCATCGCTAATGAGCCATCCATGGGTCTTTTCTACATTCAACATCATACTCAGAGTGCAGCTCCCAACCTTATCAATCTCAAGAACAATATTGAGGAAAAATCTCGTGAAGTGACTTTGCACGCGGAAGATTCAGAGGATTCTATCACCATGATCAGGTCGATGAAAGATTGTGGTGCACCAATTGCTAATGAGATGATTAAAGATCTGAGACATTCTCTAGCTGTTGTGTCGAAGAGTAGGCAATTGAGAAAAGGGTTAATAAGGCAGTCCAGGTCAACTTTTCAGTTAGGGCGAACTAGTTCTTGGAGTCCTGCCACTTGGGGTCGAAGTACAGTTCCAGAATTGGATGCTGAGAGTGGTTATCTCTCAAATGTTTTCAG GTCAACGAAAGAAAAAGCTAATAGCTTCAAGTGGTCTCAATTAGAGTCCAAAGAATCTGATGTAATAACCTATACTGATGATGCACTATCAGCTGCAGCGGCCGGATCTTTGTTCTCAGTTTCAGAGGCAAATGATGAAGAGTTGCCATTATCAAGTCCAACTAATAATGAGCTACAAATGATGCACTATCAACTGCTCTCTTCATCAGAAAAGCATGAAGAAGTTATGGCTGATAAAGAAGCACAATTGGAGGAGTGGTTGGGAGGGATTGGCAATCGTAATGCTGGTCATGGAGAAAATAAGCTTGGTTAA